CTGGAGGTAGTTTACCAGATTACATGGTTCCATACGCTTTTGTAGTAGTAAATGAGTTGCCTTTAACTCCAAACGGTAAATTAGATAGAAAGGCATTGCCGGCTCCAGAATTTATCGCATCATCTTCTAGTCGTGGACCAAGAACACCGCAAGAAGAAATGTTATGTGACTTGTTTACAGAAGTTTTAAGTGTGCCGCAAATTGGAATTGATGACGGATTCTTTGATCTAGGTGGGCATTCACTTCTTGCAGTGCAGCTTATGAGCCGTATTAAAGAAGCACTTGGGGTCGAATTAAATATCGGAACTTTATTTGCAGCACCTACTGTTGCAGGTCTTGCTGAACGACTTGAAGTGGGAAATGGACAAAGTGCACTCGATGTGTTGCTTCCATTACGAGCAAGCGGAGACCAATTACCACTATTTTGTGTACATCCAGCAGGTGGATTAAGTTGGTGCTATGCAGGACTTATGAAATCTTTAGGGACAGATTATCCAATCTACGGTGTCCAAGCACGTGGTATTGCTAAAAATGAAGAACTTCCAAAAAGTTTAGAAGAAATGGCGGCGGATTATTTAAAACACGTTCGTGAAGTACAGCCTCACGGACCATATCGTTTACTCGGTTGGTCGCTCGGCGGAAATGTTGTGCATGCAATGGCGGCGCAACTGCAAAATGAAGGGGAAGAAGTAGAATTACTCGTTATGCTAGATTCTTATCCTGGTCACTTCTTACCGAATACGGCAGCACCTACTGAAGAAGAAGCGTTAATCGCATTACTTGCTTTAGGAGGATACGATCCAGATAACATGGATGGTAAACCACTTACGATGGAAAGTGCAGTAGAAATACTTCGTAAAGATGGAAGTGCATTAGCAAGTCTTGAAGAAGAGACGATTTTGAACTTGAAAGAAACATATGTAAATTCGGTAGGATTGTTAGGGAAATATGTACCAAAAGTTTATAACGGAGATATTTTATTCTTTAGATCTACTGTTATACCAGACTGGTTTACTCCTATTTCTCCAAATACGTGGCTAAATTATTTAGATGGACAAATTGTACAACACGATATTGATTGTAGACATAAAGATTTATGTCAACCAGGACCACTTACAGAAATTGGACAAGTATTAGCGAAATATTTGCAGGATAAGAAAGGGGTAAGTACAGTATGACGAATCCATTTGAAAATGATAATTACACATATAAAGTATTAAAAAATGAGGAGGGCCAGTATTCTCTCTGGCCTGTCTTTCTTGATGTACCTATTGGTTGGAATGTCGTACATGAAGAGGCTAGTAGGAATGAGTGTTTACAATATGTTGAAAGTAACTGGGAAGATTTGAATCCAAAAAGTAATCAAGTGGGCGAAAAAATATTAGTAGGAAAACGATAATGAAGGCAAAAATAAATCCAAAAGTAGTTGTAAGCATCGTATATATAACAGCGATGTTTATGGCTGCTATGGATGCAACAATTGTGAATGTAGCACTCCAAACAATAAGTAAAGAATTACAAGTACCTCCATCTGCAATGGGGACTGTTAATGTTGGGTATTTAGTTAGCTTAGCCGTTTTCCTTCCGATTTCTGGTTGGTTAGGAGATCGCTTCGGTACGAAAAGAGTATTTCTAACCGCTCTTTTCGTATTTACAACTGCGTCTGCATTATGTGGAATAGCGAATGATATTACTTCATTGAATCTTTTTCGCATCATGCAAGGTGCTGGAGGGGGGCTTTTAACACCAGTTGGGATGGCGATGTTATTCCGAACATTTTCACCAGAGGAAAGGCCAAAAATTTCACGGTTTATTGTGTTGCCAATTGCTGTAGCACCGGCAGTAGGACCAATTATTGGCGGTTTTTTTGTAGATCAAATGTCTTGGCGCTGGGCATTTTATATTAATTTACCGTTTGGAACCGTAGCGTTACTATTCGGTCTACTATTTTTAAAAGAGCATATTGAAAAATCAGCTGGTCGCTTTGATTCTCTTGGTTTTATTCTTTCAGCACCAGGATTTTCGATGCTAATCTATGCGCTCAGTCAAGGACCATCAAAAGGATGGGTTTCCCCAGAAATTATAAGTACTGGAATAGCCGGGGTTGTATTCATTACATTGTTTATCATTGTTGAACTTAGAGTAAAGCAACCGATGTTAGATTTACGCTTATTAAAAGAACCTGTTTTTAGAAAGATGAGTCTTATTTCATTGTTTTCATCCGCGGGTTTATTAGGAATGTTATTTGTTTTTCCACTTATGTATCAAAATGTAATAGGAGTTTCCGCATTGGAATCAGGTCTTACGACATTCCCAGAGGCGATTGGGTTAATGATTTCTTCACAGATTGTACCATGGTCATATAAGAAATTAGGAGCTCGTAAAATAATTTCTATTGGGTTAATTTGTACAGCGATTATCTTTGTTTTATTAAGTTTTGTAAATCACGATACGAACCCATGGCAAATACGGGCATTATTGTTTGGCATAGGTATTTTCTTAGGCCAGTCTGTTGGGGCAGTTCAATTTTCTGCATTTAACAATATAGCGCCACCTTCTATGGGGAGAGCAACGACTATATTTAATGTGCAAAATCGATTAGGATCTGCAATAGGGGTCGCTGTTTTAGCTAGCATACTAGCCGGTTTTGGAAATAATAGTATACAAAATAATGTTCATTCAGACTTCTTGCCTTATCAAGCGGCATTAATTGGATCTGCAATATTTTTACTCGTAGCATTACTATTTTCTTTACGTATATCTGATAAAGAAGTAATGTCAAAGAAGAAGAAAAAGCCGTTACCTGTATTACAAAAAGAGAAAGAAGTTGTAAACGAATAAGTTATAGCATGATAATATTTTTTGAAATAAAGTGATATTCGTACGAAGAAGGAGAGAGTTTACATGATAGAGAGTAAAGTTGTAGATTCTGTACCAATTCTTAATGAGAATGGTTGTCAAATATGGTGGGCAAAAATTTCAGATTTACAATCATGGCATTACAATTTACTAAATAATGTTGAACGAGAGAAAGCAAATTCATATCATCATTCGGTAGATCGTGCACGATTTATAATAGGTTGTGTAATTAGTAGATTAGTTCTTGGAAAGGTACTTTCTATGTCGCCAGTCCAAGTACCCATTGATCGAATGTGCCCAGTATGTAAGTTACAACATGGTAGACCACAATTACCAGAAGGCATGCCGCAAATATCTGTTTCACATTCGGGTGAGTGGGTTGTTGTTGCATTTACAAAGTCTGCACCTGTAGGCGTTGATATTGAACAAATGAATCCAAATGTAGATGTTATGAAAATGGCAGAGGGTGTATTAACGGACATTGAAATAGCGCAAATTATGAAATTACCTAATGAACAGAAAATAGAAGGTTTTTTAACATATTGGACTCGAAAAGAAGCAGTGCTCAAAGCAACAGGTGAAGGACTAATGATTGCGCCAGTGGATATTACTGTATCAGCTCCCAATGAACCTCCAAACTTGTTAGTTTTTAAGGATAGACATGAGCTAGTAGAAACTACAATGATGGAAGATATAAGACCAAGTGTAGATTATTTGGCTTCCATTGCGATATTTAGTAAAGAAGTAACTGAAATCACACAGATAGACGCAGTATCGCTTTTAAATTATAAAGAAGTTTAATAAAATATTTTATAGAAGAGGTGTTCCTCATGTTAGTAGCGGAAAATAGAACAAATGAATTCACTTATAATGTACAAGCAATTAAAAATATTTTATTTTCTGGAGATACATCATCTATTCATGCTTTAGAAAAGCTTTTGAATGATACAGTTCAGTTTGATGTTCTCGAACAAGAGGTAATTGATAGACAGTACATCCCGAAAGAAGCAAAGAATTTCTTTGATAAAAATGGAACATTTCTTTACCGTGTATCCAATGTTAGTTATAAAGGAAAAGTGTTATCCGAAAATCTCATTTTTGCGGATACCTCGTTTTTACCACATACAATAAAGTGTGAGTTAGAGAGTGGAAACATTCCAGTTGAAAAACTTATAGAAAAGATGGAAGTAAGAAGGAACGTATTATATGAAGGATATCAGCCAGCTGGAAATATTATTGAATTGTTTGATGGATGCTCTGTAACAGCAAATGTGTATCCAACTAGAAAATCTCAAATTGTAAGTAACTGCAAATGCATATTTTATATATGTGAAGTATATCATGCTGAGAATATAAAGGAATTACTGAAATAAACAAGAAACCAGCCTATAAAATGGCTGGTTTCTTGTTTATTTCACAGCTTCTTTTAACTCTTTACCTGCTTTAAATGCAGGAACTTTACCAGCAGCGATTTGAATTTCTTCGCCAGTTTGCGGGTTACGCCCTGTACGAGCAGATCTTTCGCGTACTTCAAAAGTTCCAAAGCCGATTAATTGAACTTTATCGCCAGACTGTAATGCAGTAGCAATTGTGTCAAATACAGATTGTACAGCTGCAGAAGCATCCTTTTGAGAAATATCAGCTGATTGTGCTACATTTTTAATTAATTCTGTTTTGTTCATGTTTTCACCTCATAAAAAAATTTTTTAGAATGAATGATTTAGTATAATAGATAGTAAACATAAAGCTATTTATATTGTTAGAAAGAATGCTATATAGTTATGTTAATTTCGTTGCAAGAAACTGAATCCCTGCTAATATTTAGGGATTAATTAAGAATTGATGCATAGAAAACGCTGTAATATGAGGATGAGGGGGAGTATACGGATGATTTTTCGTGAAAAGAATGAGAAAGAAAGCATATTAATTCGTCAACATGATCATGGTTTTTTAGCTGGAGAGATTGCCAAATATATAAAAGAAGATTTTTTTGAAGATGACACATATTTAAAAGAGACAATTGATGCAATATATGAGCATGATAGAGGGTGGATAGAGCTTGATAAAGTACCAATTTTGAATGATGCTAAAAATATCCCGTATACATTTATGGATTGTCCTAGCTCATTACGCTTTGTTTTTTATAAGATTGGTTTGAATGAAATTGAAGGGTCTAACCCATACGGAGCATTACTTTGTAGTAAACATTTTTTATCATTTCCATTAAATGAAGAAGATGAAGAGATGATGTCATTTTATACAGGGGAATTGGAACGACAAAAAAGAATATTAAAAACGTTAACGAAAGAACAATTTGCGATATTCGATAAACATTATAGATTATTAAAATTTTGCGATGAACTTTCTTTATATGTATGTATGAATAAACCTGGTGTAGAAAAGGAAAATGAAATTGATTTGTTTAAAGATGGTTTTGAAGGAACAGAAATGTTTAATAGTAAAGAAGGGAAACCTATTCAAGCTGAATGGGTAGATGAGGAAACAATTCGAATTACACCGTTTCCATTTCAAACTGAATTTTATACGTATGTAAAATATAAAACTATAAATAAACGTGAAATTGAAGAAAAAGGAATTGTAAAGGCTGATAGAGAATCAGAAATAAAGAAACAAACCATTCATTTCATACAATAGGGGGGCGATTTTGATTGAAAGAGTACATGTTAAAACAGGTGGATTACCATGCTTGGGCTAATATACGATTATTAAATCGAATAAAAGAATTACCAAGCTATGAGACTATTTTTAATGAACAGATACAGAGTGTATTTCCATCAATTAAGGATACTTTCGCGCATATTTATATTACAGATCAAGTGTGGTTACACATATTGCATGGTAAAAGTATGAATGAAGCAATACAAGATCGAGAAAATTTACGAAAACAAATCGAAACTAAATCGTTACATGAATTAGAAAAAATGTTTGAAAACATGGCAAATCAATATAAAGACTTTTTAATTACAATTGAAGATGTGAATGCTGTATTTGTTATCGAGAACCCATATGCAGGAAAATTAGAAACTTCAATTTTAGAGTTAGTGCAACATGTCGTAAATCACGGTACATACCATAGAGGAAATATAACAGCGATGATCCGTCAACTTGGTCATTCATCGACAATGACGGATTTTGTACTGTATTTACATATGGGGCAGAAAGAGAGGGAGTAATATAGTTTGTAAGAAGGAGAGACTTTAATTGAAAAAGTCTCTCCTTCTATTTTATCCCACTTTAATGGTAAAAAGACTGATTTAAGTTTTATCTTATTTCTTAAGAGGCTTTATTTTCTTGTAATTGCTTAGCGTATTGTACAGCCTTAAATGCATTGACTCTACCGTTTTTCCAGTACGTACCTGTACCACTAATTTTATCAGACGTTGACTCAATAATTTGGCGGATTTGTGTATTGCTATATCCTTGGTTTGCTAAAAGAGCAGCGACTCCTGCAACGTGAGGTGTTGCCATAGATGTTCCACTTAATGATTGATACGTGCTTCCTTTATATGTGGAATATATATTTGAACCTGGTGCTGCAACATCTACCCAGCTACCATAAGTAGAAAATGAAGATTTTCTATCTGATTGATCTGTAGAAGCAACTGCAATTACTTCGCTATAATAAGCAGGGTAATTAGCTTTTGTATTTCCAGCATTTCCAGCAGCTGCAACTATAACAGAGCCTTTATTCCATGCATATTGAACAGCTTGTTGTAAAGCAGTCCCACCATTTGGAGCACCTAAGCTTAAACTAATTACTTTTGCACCTGAATCAGCAGCTTCCCTAATACCTTGCGCTACAGCATCAAGAGTACCACTTCCTTGATTATCTAATACGCGGATAGCATAAATTGAAGTTTGTGGGGCAACACCAGCAATTCCAACACTATTATTCGTAAGTGCTCCAGTAATCCCAGCGCAATGCGTACCATGACCATTACCATCATCTGATGTATTGTCGTTGTCAACATAATCATGCCCGTTGATTACTTTAGAAGCTAAATCAGGGTGTGAACCTTGAACTCCTGTATCAATAATAGCTACTTTTACACCAGGATCACTTCGTTGACTATCCCAAGCTTGTGGAGCTTGAATCTTTTGCAATCCATATTGATTTTTAAAATATGGGTCGTTCGGAGTCCAAAAGGCGTGAACGTAATAATTTGGTTCTGCATATTCCACATCTGGATTATTTTTATAACTTTTTATTTTTTCTTTAACAGTACCTTTTGAAAATTGAATGACTTCAAAACCTAACTTATCATCTTTAGATAAAACGTTAGCACCAACAGATTTATGAAAAGATTGGACATTACTTAAAGAGGTATTTTGTTTGAACTTAACGATTAATTGGTTAGGGACGTAATCAGTAGATGATGTTTCAGCACTTGAAGTATTTGTGTTAAAAAAGAAACCACCGATAATGAATGATAAAACAGATAGGAAAACAATGATTTTGTTTTTCAAAAGATTTTTCCTCCCTTTTCTTGGATAAGTTTTTCAGCGACACTTTAATGTCGCATTCCTTTTCAACTATATAGTTAGACCATACGATTTATGTCATTTATGTAAAAAACTTTTAGAGGAATAAAAAAGGAGAAAATCGATATAAATATATTTTTAATGATATTTACTGAGTTAGAAAATGAAAAAAGGAATGCTCATTATGTATGAGTCATTCCTTTTTTATAGATTAACTTGCCTGTTTTTTATGATTTTCTTTTAATTTCTCGGCTTGTAAAAAGCGATTCGTTTCAGATACAACAATACCACTTAATCCAATAAGGCCAATTAAGTTTGGAATCGCCATAAGTCCATTTGCAATATCAGCAAATGTCCATACGATGCCTAGTTTTAAATTCGCACCAATAGCAATCATGACGATAAAGATTGCTTTATAATATTTAACGGCACTTTCTCCAAATAGATAAGCCACGCATTTCTCTCCGTAATACGACCAGCCTAAAATAGTAGAGTAGGCGAATAATATAATAGCGATACCGAGAATCATACTACCAGCAGTACCGAATACAGATTGGAATGCTAATGTTGTAGCTTCAACACCGGTTTTTCCTGACTTCCATGCACCTGTAGTAATTAATACAAGTCCTGTAATGGTACATACAATAAACGTATCTAGAAAAGTACCAGTCATAGAAACTAAAGCTTGCTTTGCAGGTGAATCAGTTTTTGCAGCAGCCGCAGCAATAGGTGCACTTCCTAAACCAGCTTCGTTCGCAAATACACCGCGCGCCATTCCGATTTGAATAGCTGATGCAACTGTTGCACCGATAAAACCACCAGCAGCTGCAGTACCATTAAATGCACCAGAAAAAATAAGTGAAAATGCTTCTGGAATTTGATCGTAGTGATAGAAAATAATAATAAGACCAGCAATGATATAAAAGAAGGCTTTAATTGGAACGACATATCCTGTCACTTTCCCGATTTTTTTTACACCGCCTAAAATAACAATTGCGATTAAAAATGACATTACTATACCAGTTAAAGCTGGGGGGAAAGAGAAATTAATTCGCATCGCCTCTGCAACTGAGTTAGATTGCACCATATTACCAATACCGAAAGAAGCAGTTGTACCGAATATAGCGAATAAAACAGCAAGCCATTTCTTGCCTAAACCACGTTCTAAATAGTACATTGGTCCACCTGAATATTCACCATTTTCATTACTAACTCGGTATTTCACCGCAAGAATTGCTTCGGCATATTTTGTTGCCATCCCGAATAAAGCAGTAATCCACATCCAAAAGATTGCACCGGGTCCACCAATCGTCACAGCAGTTGCAACACCGGCTATATTTCCCATTCCAATCGTTGCCGCCATAGCTGTCATAAGTGCTTGGAAGTGGCTAATATCTCCAGAGGAAGAAGTATCTTCTGATTTTTTAAAAGCTAGTTTGTGAGCGTATAATAGTTTACTAAACTGTAAACCTTTTAAACGCACTGTTAGAATGATACCAGTACCAACGAGTAACAATAATGTTGGTAATCCCCACACATAGTGATTGATTTGTTCTAATACTTTACTTACTGTCTCCATCTGTATTCTCCTTTTTTAGAAAAAATAAAAACCACTTCAAGTAAATGAAATGGTCTCTGGAGAAACAAGGGATAGAAAAATAAACCGATACAAATCGGCATTTTCTTTCGCTTGTCTCTGTCCTTTTACCTGAGAGATTATCCGCTATAGTAGCGGATTTGCTCCTTCGGTGCTCGTTTTCCTCCGCGCTGTATAAAGCGAGAGGGAGTCTCTCCAGAGATTCGTCCCCATGCAGTTCTACTTGTAACCAAGACCTGAGAGTTTCAAAGTTGGTTTAATAACTTTTTGCCCCGTCGGTAGATCAGTTGATCTTCTCCTGAATGGTTCATCCGAATTATAAAATTTATAAAAGCATTGATTGTAAATCAATAAAAATATTATAGACAGACAAAATGTAAATTGCAATCTTTTTTATTTTAAAATAGTAAAAAGTTTTATTTTTTTGCAAGTCCTAATTTCTCCTCAACTTCAGTTAAAGTAGATAAAGCAATGACAATATGTTGATCCGCAAGGCCTAAAGCATGTTTAGTATTTTCAATTGTTGCACTGTTTAGAGTAGAGTTTTTGGCTCCGTCTATAATTAAATCTGCGGCGTTTTTCATAAATTTAGAAGCAGCCTTAAATTCAGTTGTGAAATAAACTAGTTGTTCTTGTATTTGTACTTCTGATATATTTCCTTTAATTTTTAAAGTGTCTATTTCGTTCATAATGTTTTCATATTGTTTGGAAACAGCACTCATTGTAACTAATAGTTTATCTCTATCTACTGAATCTCCGCTCGTGTTAATTTCTTTCCAGGCAGGTAACCAATGTTTATCGATGATGTCATTATAATTATTAGTTAATTCATTAATTTTAGGTTGCAATTTAGTTTTGAATGTTTTTGTATCAGTTGTTTCTACAGTTGCTTTTTCGTTGTTATTTTTAACATTAGTAACGTAGAAAATTGTACCGAAAATGATGGGAATAGAAATAAAAACTGTCCATTTAGTAAAAAATAATTTCTGCAATATGTAACGCCTCCAAAATTTAAAAACTTATAATTATAATATATAACAATAATGTTGTTTAAAGTAGAGAAAATAGGTTAGAAATGATTTAAATTATATATTTTCTATACAAAAATAATTAAAGTTAGTAAAATAATGAAAGTTATATGTGAGAAAAGAGGATTTTTAGTGAAAATGAATAGAAGAAAACTAGTTTCAAATATTTCAATGGCTATGTTACTAATGGGTTTAATTGCATTCATATTTATGAATAAAGAATCTAAAATTAAAGATTTTCCAGTACCAATGTCAGCAATCCATATTAACGATGAAAAGGAAGAGGATTATAAATATATAAGTGTAATGCCTATTACAAAGGCCAGTGGATGGGAGAACTTAGCGGAAAATGGGCATACTGTTACTTTTAAAAAAGGGGAGAGGAATGTAACTGTAATATATTATCCGGGAGAACTAACGTATTATTTATTTGAGAAAAAGGTGAATATGGGAGATAAGATAAAGATGTAATTCGTTAAGGGTTACATCTTTTCTTTTGATTCTGAATTATTTGAAATAAAATCAGATAGATGGTTTGATAGATGTAGTGATAAATATGATAAGTTCTATATGGTGATAAAAAGCAATGAAGAGATCATAAAAATATTATGTAAACTAAAAGTTGTAAGTGGAAGATAAATTATATCCTAAGGGGGAATTAAAAATGTTACTAAAAACAATTTACTGTGAAGTGGAAGAAGAGAAAAAAGAGTTATTTTCAAACGCACAAGAAAAATGGCGCGATATACAGCATCTAGATGGATTTCATGGACAATTTGGTGGATGGAATAAAGATGAGGCATGTGTATTTACTTTATGGGAAGATCGAAGTGCATATCAATCATTTATGAATGGTACTCACGATACAATTTATGTAAATAGCAATCAAGCGGATACTTTTCTTTCATGTGAAATTGAACTGTTTCAAACGTTGTATGATATTACTGATATGTCTTTGAAGGACGTTGTTACTGAAGGAACATTCGTAAGAGTTGCTATATGTGATGTAAAGCTGGGAAAGGAAAAG
This Bacillus paramycoides DNA region includes the following protein-coding sequences:
- the sfp gene encoding 4'-phosphopantetheinyl transferase Sfp; translated protein: MIESKVVDSVPILNENGCQIWWAKISDLQSWHYNLLNNVEREKANSYHHSVDRARFIIGCVISRLVLGKVLSMSPVQVPIDRMCPVCKLQHGRPQLPEGMPQISVSHSGEWVVVAFTKSAPVGVDIEQMNPNVDVMKMAEGVLTDIEIAQIMKLPNEQKIEGFLTYWTRKEAVLKATGEGLMIAPVDITVSAPNEPPNLLVFKDRHELVETTMMEDIRPSVDYLASIAIFSKEVTEITQIDAVSLLNYKEV
- a CDS encoding alanine/glycine:cation symporter family protein produces the protein METVSKVLEQINHYVWGLPTLLLLVGTGIILTVRLKGLQFSKLLYAHKLAFKKSEDTSSSGDISHFQALMTAMAATIGMGNIAGVATAVTIGGPGAIFWMWITALFGMATKYAEAILAVKYRVSNENGEYSGGPMYYLERGLGKKWLAVLFAIFGTTASFGIGNMVQSNSVAEAMRINFSFPPALTGIVMSFLIAIVILGGVKKIGKVTGYVVPIKAFFYIIAGLIIIFYHYDQIPEAFSLIFSGAFNGTAAAGGFIGATVASAIQIGMARGVFANEAGLGSAPIAAAAAKTDSPAKQALVSMTGTFLDTFIVCTITGLVLITTGAWKSGKTGVEATTLAFQSVFGTAGSMILGIAIILFAYSTILGWSYYGEKCVAYLFGESAVKYYKAIFIVMIAIGANLKLGIVWTFADIANGLMAIPNLIGLIGLSGIVVSETNRFLQAEKLKENHKKQAS
- a CDS encoding S8 family peptidase, whose product is MKNKIIVFLSVLSFIIGGFFFNTNTSSAETSSTDYVPNQLIVKFKQNTSLSNVQSFHKSVGANVLSKDDKLGFEVIQFSKGTVKEKIKSYKNNPDVEYAEPNYYVHAFWTPNDPYFKNQYGLQKIQAPQAWDSQRSDPGVKVAIIDTGVQGSHPDLASKVINGHDYVDNDNTSDDGNGHGTHCAGITGALTNNSVGIAGVAPQTSIYAIRVLDNQGSGTLDAVAQGIREAADSGAKVISLSLGAPNGGTALQQAVQYAWNKGSVIVAAAGNAGNTKANYPAYYSEVIAVASTDQSDRKSSFSTYGSWVDVAAPGSNIYSTYKGSTYQSLSGTSMATPHVAGVAALLANQGYSNTQIRQIIESTSDKISGTGTYWKNGRVNAFKAVQYAKQLQENKAS
- a CDS encoding HU family DNA-binding protein; the protein is MNKTELIKNVAQSADISQKDASAAVQSVFDTIATALQSGDKVQLIGFGTFEVRERSARTGRNPQTGEEIQIAAGKVPAFKAGKELKEAVK
- a CDS encoding YdbC family protein; translation: MLLKTIYCEVEEEKKELFSNAQEKWRDIQHLDGFHGQFGGWNKDEACVFTLWEDRSAYQSFMNGTHDTIYVNSNQADTFLSCEIELFQTLYDITDMSLKDVVTEGTFVRVAICDVKLGKEKYFLHKQETIWNKGMENAKGMLGGVIGKSLKTGNRYIVLTYWKDEMVHQNYVEEIFPELYKLANIHDDLKDIRGKQAICKEEWLVY
- a CDS encoding cold-shock protein, with product MLVAENRTNEFTYNVQAIKNILFSGDTSSIHALEKLLNDTVQFDVLEQEVIDRQYIPKEAKNFFDKNGTFLYRVSNVSYKGKVLSENLIFADTSFLPHTIKCELESGNIPVEKLIEKMEVRRNVLYEGYQPAGNIIELFDGCSVTANVYPTRKSQIVSNCKCIFYICEVYHAENIKELLK
- a CDS encoding DUF3891 family protein, with the protein product MIFREKNEKESILIRQHDHGFLAGEIAKYIKEDFFEDDTYLKETIDAIYEHDRGWIELDKVPILNDAKNIPYTFMDCPSSLRFVFYKIGLNEIEGSNPYGALLCSKHFLSFPLNEEDEEMMSFYTGELERQKRILKTLTKEQFAIFDKHYRLLKFCDELSLYVCMNKPGVEKENEIDLFKDGFEGTEMFNSKEGKPIQAEWVDEETIRITPFPFQTEFYTYVKYKTINKREIEEKGIVKADRESEIKKQTIHFIQ
- a CDS encoding MbtH family protein; this translates as MTNPFENDNYTYKVLKNEEGQYSLWPVFLDVPIGWNVVHEEASRNECLQYVESNWEDLNPKSNQVGEKILVGKR
- a CDS encoding MDR family MFS transporter encodes the protein MKAKINPKVVVSIVYITAMFMAAMDATIVNVALQTISKELQVPPSAMGTVNVGYLVSLAVFLPISGWLGDRFGTKRVFLTALFVFTTASALCGIANDITSLNLFRIMQGAGGGLLTPVGMAMLFRTFSPEERPKISRFIVLPIAVAPAVGPIIGGFFVDQMSWRWAFYINLPFGTVALLFGLLFLKEHIEKSAGRFDSLGFILSAPGFSMLIYALSQGPSKGWVSPEIISTGIAGVVFITLFIIVELRVKQPMLDLRLLKEPVFRKMSLISLFSSAGLLGMLFVFPLMYQNVIGVSALESGLTTFPEAIGLMISSQIVPWSYKKLGARKIISIGLICTAIIFVLLSFVNHDTNPWQIRALLFGIGIFLGQSVGAVQFSAFNNIAPPSMGRATTIFNVQNRLGSAIGVAVLASILAGFGNNSIQNNVHSDFLPYQAALIGSAIFLLVALLFSLRISDKEVMSKKKKKPLPVLQKEKEVVNE
- a CDS encoding DinB family protein; protein product: MKEYMLKQVDYHAWANIRLLNRIKELPSYETIFNEQIQSVFPSIKDTFAHIYITDQVWLHILHGKSMNEAIQDRENLRKQIETKSLHELEKMFENMANQYKDFLITIEDVNAVFVIENPYAGKLETSILELVQHVVNHGTYHRGNITAMIRQLGHSSTMTDFVLYLHMGQKERE